From Myxocyprinus asiaticus isolate MX2 ecotype Aquarium Trade chromosome 10, UBuf_Myxa_2, whole genome shotgun sequence, the proteins below share one genomic window:
- the creg2 gene encoding protein CREG2 → MMLLHLLIALMTLCVGECYTIRSSVSWAVTKDVVDEELDTHSDEAPAVLVDNIGIWKQAYPSSVYQDASEKKADQRSKSEDVSSASRVFSYRMEEVKAPSSVPEPPPHEETARVARYMAHYSDWGHLATISTQDQIKGLPFGNIFSVSDGPLDNSTGVPYFYVTPMDNTVTDLRSFPFASLTFSEAEGDFCRKQVYDPEDPRCARLTLTGKMVEVGPEELDFAKEAMFSRHPVMKKWPHGHKWFFMKLVLQQVWLQDWVGGVSLIPLEEYFKATPF, encoded by the exons ATGATGTTACTTCATCTTCTTATTGCGTTAATGACACTATGTGTGGGTGAGTGTTACACCATCAGAAGCTCGGTCTCATGGGCTGTCACGAAAGATGTGGTGGATGAAGAGCTGGACACGCACTCGGACGAGGCGCCCGCTGTGCTCGTCGATAATATTGGGATCTGGAAACAAGCCTATCCCTCCTCTGTGTATCAGGACGCTTCAGAGAAGAAAGCTGACCAGAGATCGAAAAGTGAGGACGTTTCATCGGCGTCCCGTGTGTTTTCATACCGAATGGAGGAGGTGAAAGCCCCGTCCAGTGTCCCGGAGCCTCCGCCACATGAAGAGACAGCGAGAGTGGCCCGATATATGGCCCATTACAGCGACTGGGGTCACCTCGCCACAATCTCCACGCAAGATCAG ATAAAAGGACTTCCATTTGGAAACATCTTCTCTGTCAGTGACGGTCCTCTTGACAATAGCACTGGAGTTCCTTATTTCTATGTTACGCCCATGGACAACACTGTAACGGATCTGCGCAGCTTTCCTTTTGCTTCCTTAACGTTTTCTGAGGCAGAGGGAGATTTCTGCAG GAAGCAGGTTTATGACCCTGAGGACCCTAGGTGTGCTAGACTCACTTTGACTGGTAAAATGGTGGAAGTGGGACCAGAGGAGCTTGACTTTGCCAAGGAGGCTATGTTCTCCAG ACATCCTGTCATGAAGAAGTGGCCCCATGGACATAAGTGGTTTTTCATGAAGCTGGTTCTGCAGCAAGTTTGGTTACAGGACTGGGTTGGAGGAGTCTCTCTTATTCCGCTTGAAGAGTATTTCAAAGCGACACCTTTCTGA